One Rissa tridactyla isolate bRisTri1 chromosome 1, bRisTri1.patW.cur.20221130, whole genome shotgun sequence DNA segment encodes these proteins:
- the EDNRB gene encoding endothelin receptor type B, giving the protein MPAARRWRLPALLLLLLSCRVAAEGDGSLRPPGPGRQNPLAPGKQSPPAAADAVPATAGTQGLRGSEPNASRPAALPKGGGGAAGGRPRSASPPMCTGQPEIKETFKYINTVVSCLVFVLGIIGNSTLLRIIYKNKCMRNGPNILIASLALGDLLHIIIDIPINVYKLLAEDWPFGVEMCKLVPFIQKASVGITVLSLCALSIDRYRAVASWSRIKGIGVPKWTAVEIVLIWVVSVILAVPEAIAFDMITMEYKGKDLRICLLHPTQKTSFMMFYKQAKDWWLFSFYFCLPLAITAFFYTLMTCEMLRKKSGMQIALNDHLKQRREVAKTVFCLVLVFALCWLPLHLSRILKLTIYDQKDPNRCELLSFFLVMDYIGINMASLNSCINPIALYLVSKRFQNCFKSCLCCWCQSKDLLSLEERQSCLKFKANDHGYDNFRSSNKYSSS; this is encoded by the exons ATGCCCGCCGCCCGACGGTGGCGGCTgcccgccctcctcctcctgctcctcagctgccGCGTCGCTGCCGAGGGCGACGGCTCCCtgcgcccgccggggccgggcaggcagAACCCTCTGGCTCCGGGCAAGCAGagcccgccggcggcggccgaCGCCGTCCCCGCGACGGCCGGGACCCAGGGGCTGCGAGGGTCCGAGCCCAACGCCTCCCGCCCGGCAGCGCTGCCcaagggaggcgggggggcggccggcgggcggcCGCGCTCGGCTTCGCCCCCCATGTGCACGGGGCAGCCGGAGATCAAGGAGACTTTCAAGTACATCAACACGGTGGTGTCCTGCCTGGTCTTCGTCCTGGGCATCATCGGCAACTCCACGCTGCTGCGGATCATCTACAAGAACAAGTGCATGAGGAACGGCCCCAACATCCTCAtcgccagcctggccctgggcgaCCTGCTTCACATCATCATCGACATCCCCATCAACGTCTACAAG cTGCTTGCAGAGGACTGGCCTTTTGGTGTCGAAATGTGCAAATTAGTACCCTTCATTCAAAAGGCATCAGTGGGCATCACAGTGTTGAGTTTGTGTGCCCTCAGTATAGACAG GTACCGAGCAGTTGCTTCTTGGAGTCGCATTAAAGGAATCGGAGTGCCGAAGTGGACTGCTGTTGAAATTGTACTGATCTGGGTTGTATCGGTGATATTGGCTGTTCCAGAAGCTATCGCATTTGACATGATTACGATGGAGTACAAAGGAAAGGATCTTAGAATCTGCCTGCTTCACCCCACGCAGAAAACATCCTTTATGATG ttttacAAGCAAGCTAAAGACTGGTGGCTGTTTAGCTTTTACTTCTGTTTGCCACTGGCTATCACAGCATTTTTCTATACTCTCATGACCTGCGAGATGTTACGAAAGAAAAGTGGCATGCAGATTGCTTTAAACGACCACTTAAAACAG agacgTGAGGTGGCCAAAACTGTGTTCTGTCTAGTACTTGTTTTTGCCTTGTGTTGGCTCCCACTTCACTTAAGCAGAATATTGAAACTCACTATTTATGATCAGAAGGACCCCAACAGATGCGAACTTTTAAG CTTTTTTCTTGTGATGGACTACATCGGAATTAACATGGCTTCACTGAATTCCTGCATCAATCCAATAGCTCTGTATTTGGTGAGCAAAAGATTCCAAAACTGCTTTAAG TCATGCTTGTGTTGCTGGTGCCAATCCAAAGATCTGTTGTCCCTGGAGGAAAGGCAGTCCTGTTTAAAGTTCAAAGCTAATGATCACGGATATGACAATTTCCGCTCCAGTAACAAGTACAGCTCTTCATAA